A window of Polyodon spathula isolate WHYD16114869_AA chromosome 22, ASM1765450v1, whole genome shotgun sequence contains these coding sequences:
- the LOC121297277 gene encoding sesquipedalian-1-like, translating into MKPKSDKMKLNERSVVHYATCDSPADKTGHLYKKGERNTAYHRRWFVLKGNMLFYFEDKESKEPIGVIVLEGCTVELCESMEEYAFAVKFSCAKSRTYKMAAESQASMESWVKALSRASFDYMRLVVHELEKQLEEMQTLHSLPGTAHSHRKSSGRAKSKSISAAAPAVVTPAKEPQATYNRSHEETVHFTPTSKENGVAWDKPNLVVNGLCPTYQGSKTLPGKSCSNEGAKPPPVPPRRKTATGGVTSTLESPVSPGTVCFSKLHDWYGKEIAALRTQWQQDQ; encoded by the exons ATG AAACCCAAAAGTGACAAGATGAAGCTGAACGAGCGCAGCGTGGTGCACTACGCCACCTGTGACTCCCCGGCAGACAAGACGGGGCACCTGTACAAGAAGGGGGAGCGCAACACGGCCTACCATCGCCGCTGGTTCGTGCTGAAGGGCAACATGCTGTTCTACTTCGAGGACAAGGAGAGCAAGGAGCCCATCGGGGTGATCGTCCTGGAGGGCTGCACGGTGGAGCTGTGCGAGTCCATGGAGGAATACGCCTTCGCTGTCAAGTTCAGCTGCGCCAAGTCGCGTACGTACAAGATGGCGGCCGAGAGCCAGGCGAGCATGGAGTCCTGGGTGAAGGCCCTGTCACGGGCGAGCTTTGACTACATGCGGCTGGTGGTCCACGAGCTCGAGAAACAGCTGGAAGAAATGCAGACCCTGCACAGCCTCCCGGGCACCGCGCACTCCCACAGGAAGTCATCAGGGCGCGCCAAGTCCAAATCAATCTCAGCTGCTGCTCCCGCTGTGGTGACTCCCGCCAAAGAACCACAGGCAACCTACAACCGCTCGCATGAGGAGACGGTCCATTTCACTCCCACCTCGAAGGAAAACGGTGTGGCCTGGGACAAGCCAAACCTTGTGGTCAATGGATTGTGTCCAACTTACCAAGGGTCTAAAACCCTACCGGGGAAGAGTTGTAGCAATGAGGGGGCTAAACCCCCTCCTGTACCCCCCCGGAGGAAAACTGCCACTGGCGGGGTGACCTCCACTTTGGAAAGCCCTGTTTCACCTGGGACCGTCTGCTTTTCAAAGCTGCATGACTGGTACGGTAAAGAAATCGCTGCCCTGAGGACACAGTGGCAGCAAGACCAATAG